In a genomic window of Sarcophilus harrisii chromosome 4, mSarHar1.11, whole genome shotgun sequence:
- the SEC22B gene encoding vesicle-trafficking protein SEC22b has product MVLLTMIARVADGLPLAASMQEDEQSGRDLQQYQSQAKQLFRKLNEQSPTRCTLEAGAMTFHYIIEQGVCYLVLCEAGFPKKLAFAYLEDLHSEFDEQHGKKVPTVSRPYSFIEFDTYIQKTKKLYIDSRARRNLGSINTELQDVQRIMVANIEEVLQRGEALSALDSKANNLSSLSKKYRQDAKYLNMRSTYAKLAAVAVFFIMLIVYVRFWWL; this is encoded by the exons ATGGTGTTGCTGACGATGATCGCCCGAGTGGCGGACGGGCTCCCGCTGGCGGCCTCCATGCAGGAAGACGAGCAG tCTGGCCGAGATCTTCAACAGTACCAGAGTCAGGCTAAGCAACTTTTTCGCAAGTTGAATGAACAGTCCCCTACAAGATGTACCTTGGAAGCAGGAGCAATGACTTTTCA TTACATTATCGAGCAAGGAGTATGTTACCTGGTTTTGTGTGAAGCTGGTTTCCCCAAAAAGTTGGCATTTGCCTACCTTGAGGATTTGCACTCTGAATTTGATGAACAACATGGAAAGAAGGTGCCCACTGTCTCCAGACCTTACTCCTTCATTGAATTTG ATACTTACATTCAGAAAACCAAAAAACTGTACATTGACAGCCGTGCACGGAGGAACCTGGGCTCCATCAACACTGAACTACAGGATGTGCAGAGAATCATGGTGGCTAATATTGAAGAAGTCTTACAGCGAGGGGAAGCACTCTCAG CATTGGATTCCAAAGCCAACAATTTGTCCAGTTTGTCCAAGAAATACCGTCAGGATGCGAAGTATTTGAACATGCGGTCCACCTACGCCAAACTTGCGGCAGTTGCTGTGTTTTTTATCATGTTGATAGTGTATGTACGATTCTGGTGGCTTTGA